Genomic window (Armatimonadota bacterium):
ACCTTGATGCCCTTTTCGCGCCACGTAGACTGAAGCTGGCCGGCGTTCTGCGAGTTCGGGTCTCCGAACCCTTCGACGATGAACCGGCTCCCGTCGGTGAACTTGCCCGTCAGGTCGAGCTGCTGCCACGTCACTTCTTCGACCCGCTGGTTGTTCACTTCCTTGGTGAACCGGACGGAGTCGAGCTTCTCGGGCGCCGGTCCGGCCAACGGCCACTTTCCGGACCCGCCGAACATGTTCGCCCCGAAGATCAGGAGCAGAACGACGGCGGCGGCGACGACGAGGATGGTCGAACTAGGTCTCTTCAAGCTATCTCCACCGGCAACAGCGGCCTTCTGGTGTACCTACGTCCCACGGCTTCAGAGCGTTCCGTCGCCGAACCTGGGTCTAGGACGGAAACGGAGCCAAACGGAACAAAAGGCCTTGTCGTGAATTCTCGGTTATTTTGACCCTTTCTGCAAGGGCGAGACCAGGCACCCATACGGGCCCCGCCATGTCGCACACGATCGGAAGCCTTGAGCGGGCGGCCTGCGTCAAGCGGGATTCCTGGAACAGGTCGCTCAGTTTCTTCGACCCGGACATCCCCAAAGGCACGATCGAGTCGCCCGGAGTCGCGGCCCTCAAGTGGACGCCGGCGACCAAAGCGTCGGCATCGACGACGGCTTCGAGCGCGCCGCGGGGCCGTACGAAGCCTTCTGTCGGCGCGACGACGGATTCGAGCGCCCACCCGAAGTAATCGCTTTCCAACCGACCGGGGACCGTCAACAGCTCCCGGTGTGGCCCGTCCGGAGCCAGGTTGCGGGCGTGAAGCACACCCTCGGACCACTCGATCGCCGCTTCCCCCCCTTCCAGGGTCCAGGAGCCGGTGGTGGACTCCAAGGACGACATCAGGCGCAAGGTCGCGTCGTGGTCGAGGCCAGGGCCGAAGAAACCTGCGAGCAGTCGTAACGCCCGGACCGACGCCACCCGCGGGGCCGCCAAGACTTTCGGAAGGTCGAACGCGGCCTCGCAGTCCTTGGTCAAGAACCACAATCGGCCGTTCAATCGGACTTCGGCCGACTCCAAGACCCCCGCAGCGATGCCGTTCAGGAACGCCGTTTCCTCCGCCGCGATCGCCGCGAGCCGGACGATCGATCGGGCGGCTCCGGGGTGGGCCGCTTCGAGACCTGGGACGACCTCGGCCCGGATCCGGGAGCGGGCGTTCGCGAGATCGTCGTTCGCAGGATCGTCGTGGAACCACAGGTCGAGCTCCGTACAGTAGCGGCGGGTCTCTTCGCGGCGGAAGTCGAGGAGAGGCCTCACGAGGCCTTCGGACTTCGCGGGAATGCCAGAAAGGCCGTCTAGACCCGTACCTCGGGCCAAATGGAAGAGGACGGTCTCGATCTGGTCGTCCATCGTGTGGGCCGTCGCGACCACGTCACAGGACGCGGCCGCTTTCGCCGATGCGAACCAGGAGTACCGGGCTTTGCGACCGGCTTCTTCCAATCCGATTTTAAAGTCGCGGGCGATCGCAGGCACGTCCGCCGTCCCCCCGACGAACTCGACCCCGAGGCTGTCAGCGAACGCGGCGCAACGCTCGGCTTCGGCTCCGGCTTCGGGCCGTTGAAGGTGGTTCAGGTGGGCGGCGACCACGTCGATTCCGCAACCGTGCAACAAATGGAGCAAGCACGTCGAGTCGGCTCCGCCCGAGTAGCCTAAAAGGACTCTTGCGCCGGCCGGGATCAGCCCGGTAGATTGGAGGCTCGCCCGGAACTCGCTCAGCACTGCGGAAGGGTACCGCCTGAGCCCCGGAA
Coding sequences:
- the tilS gene encoding tRNA lysidine(34) synthetase TilS encodes the protein MLSEFRASLQSTGLIPAGARVLLGYSGGADSTCLLHLLHGCGIDVVAAHLNHLQRPEAGAEAERCAAFADSLGVEFVGGTADVPAIARDFKIGLEEAGRKARYSWFASAKAAASCDVVATAHTMDDQIETVLFHLARGTGLDGLSGIPAKSEGLVRPLLDFRREETRRYCTELDLWFHDDPANDDLANARSRIRAEVVPGLEAAHPGAARSIVRLAAIAAEETAFLNGIAAGVLESAEVRLNGRLWFLTKDCEAAFDLPKVLAAPRVASVRALRLLAGFFGPGLDHDATLRLMSSLESTTGSWTLEGGEAAIEWSEGVLHARNLAPDGPHRELLTVPGRLESDYFGWALESVVAPTEGFVRPRGALEAVVDADALVAGVHLRAATPGDSIVPLGMSGSKKLSDLFQESRLTQAARSRLPIVCDMAGPVWVPGLALAERVKITENSRQGLLFRLAPFPS